The following proteins are encoded in a genomic region of Bacillus sp. FJAT-22090:
- the flgD gene encoding flagellar hook assembly protein FlgD: MAEMNPITSSMYLPKEKATRTTGNSTLGKDEFLKILMAQLQNQDPTNPMKDNEFIAQMAQFSSLEQMTNLTAAFEKYALAQEQTQMIEYTNFVGKSVKWHEITDEKGEDGKPITKEGTGTIAGVKFVNGGVQFTLADGKVITPGNISEVLSNNSNSNSLVEASMLIGKTVSYMDGEAESTAQVESVSKKDGKIVFNIAGGKSITADQITAIK; the protein is encoded by the coding sequence ATGGCTGAAATGAATCCAATCACAAGCAGCATGTACTTGCCAAAGGAAAAAGCAACACGTACCACAGGTAATAGTACGCTTGGAAAAGATGAATTTTTGAAAATATTAATGGCCCAATTACAAAATCAGGATCCAACGAATCCAATGAAGGACAACGAATTCATTGCACAAATGGCTCAGTTTTCTTCGTTAGAACAAATGACTAACTTGACGGCAGCATTTGAAAAATATGCATTGGCGCAAGAACAAACCCAAATGATTGAATATACTAATTTCGTTGGGAAGTCTGTGAAATGGCATGAAATAACAGATGAAAAAGGCGAAGATGGTAAACCAATTACAAAAGAAGGTACCGGTACAATTGCTGGAGTTAAGTTTGTTAATGGGGGAGTACAATTCACTCTTGCTGATGGAAAAGTTATTACACCAGGCAATATATCAGAAGTTCTGTCGAATAACTCAAATTCCAATAGTTTAGTAGAAGCAAGTATGTTAATTGGAAAAACAGTAAGCTATATGGACGGGGAAGCAGAAAGCACTGCTCAAGTTGAATCTGTTTCGAAAAAAGATGGAAAGATTGTCTTTAATATCGCTGGAGGTAAATCTATTACCGCAGATCAAATTACAGCAATAAAATAA
- the fliE gene encoding flagellar hook-basal body complex protein FliE, whose product MAIESVSLFNPAQINPTSSTPKISPFEAQQNFGDFLKSAIESVNANQKASDVVTEKLIRGEDVELHDVMIASQKASITLNATMEIRNKVIEAYQEIMRMPV is encoded by the coding sequence ATGGCAATAGAATCTGTTTCTTTATTTAACCCAGCTCAAATAAATCCAACTTCTTCTACTCCAAAAATTAGTCCATTTGAGGCACAACAGAACTTTGGTGATTTTTTGAAAAGTGCCATTGAGTCAGTAAATGCTAATCAAAAAGCTTCAGATGTAGTAACTGAGAAGTTAATTCGTGGAGAAGATGTAGAATTGCATGATGTGATGATTGCTTCTCAAAAGGCAAGTATTACTTTGAATGCAACAATGGAAATTCGGAATAAAGTGATCGAAGCGTATCAAGAAATCATGAGAATGCCTGTATAA
- the fliG gene encoding flagellar motor switch protein FliG yields the protein MIKKEKELSGKQKAALLLISLGPEVSASIYKHLNEEEIERLTLEISGVKKVEPEIKEDIIEEFHNIALAQDYISQGGIGYAKTVLEKALGSDHAQAIINRLTSSLQVRPFDFARRAEPTQLFNFIQNEHPQTIALILSYLEAQQAGIILSSLPQEVQADIAKRIATMDSTSPEVISEIESVLERKLSSTVTQDYTETGGVDAVVEVLNGVDRTTEKTILDALEIQDPELAEEIKKRMFVFEDIVTLDNRSIQRVIRDCENEDLLLSMKVSSEEVKDIIFRNMSTRMAESFKEEMEIMGPVRLKDVEEAQTRIVSVIRRLEDAGEIIIARGGGDDIIV from the coding sequence ATGATAAAAAAGGAAAAAGAACTTAGTGGGAAACAAAAAGCCGCGCTCTTATTAATTTCTCTCGGCCCAGAAGTTTCAGCTTCTATTTATAAGCATTTAAACGAAGAAGAAATCGAGCGCTTGACATTAGAAATCTCAGGTGTGAAAAAAGTGGAGCCTGAAATTAAAGAAGATATTATAGAAGAGTTTCATAATATTGCACTCGCTCAAGATTATATTTCGCAAGGTGGTATTGGTTACGCAAAAACAGTGTTAGAGAAAGCACTTGGTTCAGATCATGCACAAGCGATTATTAATCGATTAACATCATCCTTACAAGTACGACCATTTGATTTCGCAAGAAGAGCTGAACCAACACAATTATTTAATTTTATTCAAAACGAGCATCCACAAACAATTGCGCTAATTTTATCCTACTTAGAAGCTCAGCAAGCGGGTATTATTCTTTCTTCCTTACCGCAAGAGGTTCAAGCAGATATCGCCAAGCGAATTGCAACAATGGATTCAACCTCACCGGAGGTTATTAGTGAAATTGAATCTGTACTAGAGCGAAAGTTGTCTTCTACAGTTACACAAGATTATACAGAAACTGGTGGAGTAGATGCGGTAGTAGAAGTATTAAACGGTGTAGACCGAACAACAGAAAAAACAATTTTGGATGCCCTTGAAATTCAAGATCCTGAACTTGCCGAAGAGATCAAGAAGAGAATGTTTGTCTTCGAAGATATTGTTACGCTTGATAATCGCTCCATTCAACGAGTTATACGTGATTGTGAAAATGAAGACTTGCTTCTTTCTATGAAGGTTTCAAGTGAAGAAGTAAAAGATATTATCTTTAGAAATATGTCTACGCGTATGGCTGAATCTTTTAAAGAAGAAATGGAAATTATGGGTCCTGTACGACTAAAAGATGTAGAGGAAGCCCAAACAAGAATTGTTTCTGTCATTAGAAGATTGGAAGACGCTGGTGAAATAATAATTGCTCGTGGTGGAGGAGATGACATTATTGTCTAG
- a CDS encoding flagellar hook-length control protein FliK, with the protein MNIAAVANLGNNIVVQSKGKVPDMNTNNQLFGNVFGQVLSNQQVQSPPIPDDSQLNLVQELLNILDVDALEEAESLIGSKDLIVNPKELKELLSKLLGENATTEEELSDSNVWDLLAGINVQASQLKDAIVQSLNGQGPVSSVEASQAVQLLKIIQLIGKKSDLTLKQESTLFDLNQLVKDLKDGVSKEVKFPSTLLTDMSNNKAVNTAMNKLSLDQTMKPGVQQVVIKQVATPTEKVIETKEVVSPIQGQSSMIVQTKVETVSVTLPNEKPGQSEEFLKDLQKVMNRVQFGQAGGANRLVVKLYPEHLGTIRIELIQKDGMLTAKMLASTTRGKDLLDSHSNQLRQGLVNQNIQIEKLEITQSVQDSARQERNQSFQESFRQQQERQETKKDEKEEIATFEDFLKEVEV; encoded by the coding sequence TTGAATATCGCAGCAGTTGCAAATCTAGGAAATAATATAGTGGTCCAATCAAAAGGTAAAGTGCCAGATATGAATACGAATAATCAACTATTTGGAAATGTTTTTGGACAAGTATTATCTAATCAACAAGTTCAGTCACCCCCTATACCTGATGATTCTCAACTAAATCTTGTACAAGAGTTACTTAATATTTTAGATGTAGATGCATTGGAAGAAGCGGAAAGTCTAATAGGTTCTAAAGACTTGATAGTAAATCCAAAAGAACTGAAAGAATTATTAAGTAAGCTCTTAGGTGAAAATGCGACAACAGAAGAAGAATTATCAGACTCTAACGTATGGGATTTGTTAGCAGGTATAAATGTACAAGCTAGCCAACTGAAAGATGCAATCGTTCAATCTTTAAATGGACAAGGTCCTGTATCTTCTGTAGAAGCAAGTCAAGCTGTGCAATTGTTGAAGATAATACAACTTATTGGAAAGAAATCTGATTTGACACTAAAACAAGAATCTACTTTATTTGATTTAAATCAATTAGTGAAAGACCTGAAAGATGGGGTTTCTAAAGAAGTTAAATTTCCATCGACACTTCTAACTGATATGTCTAACAATAAGGCTGTAAATACTGCTATGAATAAGCTTTCACTAGATCAAACAATGAAACCAGGTGTTCAACAAGTTGTAATTAAACAAGTAGCAACACCGACCGAAAAAGTAATTGAGACGAAAGAAGTAGTTTCTCCTATACAAGGTCAGTCGTCAATGATTGTACAAACAAAGGTTGAAACTGTTTCAGTAACATTGCCAAATGAAAAACCTGGACAATCAGAGGAATTTCTAAAAGATTTGCAAAAAGTGATGAATCGTGTTCAATTTGGACAAGCAGGTGGAGCAAATAGACTTGTCGTCAAGCTTTATCCTGAACATCTCGGAACAATTCGAATTGAATTAATTCAAAAAGATGGAATGCTTACAGCTAAAATGCTAGCTTCGACTACACGTGGTAAAGATTTGTTAGATTCTCATTCAAATCAGTTAAGGCAAGGGTTAGTTAACCAAAACATTCAAATTGAGAAATTAGAGATAACACAATCTGTACAAGATTCAGCAAGGCAGGAAAGAAATCAATCTTTCCAAGAATCATTTAGACAACAACAAGAACGACAAGAAACTAAAAAGGATGAGAAAGAAGAAATTGCTACTTTCGAAGACTTTTTAAAAGAAGTGGAGGTTTAA
- the fliJ gene encoding flagellar export protein FliJ: MVAYQYKFAKILTVREQEKSETELAYKESVIAFETVATELYDLLKKKEDTVDAQNNQLKQGLSINHIHHFSNFIDGLQKRIDKVQKEVMQARSKMNWFEEKLLEKSLEVRKFEKIKEKDYELFQQDQLRLETIQLDEISSLKFQKRD; encoded by the coding sequence ATGGTTGCTTATCAGTATAAATTTGCTAAGATATTGACTGTTCGTGAACAAGAAAAATCAGAAACAGAGCTAGCATACAAAGAATCTGTTATCGCTTTTGAAACTGTTGCTACGGAATTATATGATTTGTTGAAAAAGAAAGAAGATACAGTTGATGCTCAAAATAACCAACTTAAGCAAGGATTATCTATTAACCATATTCATCATTTCTCGAACTTTATAGACGGGTTGCAAAAAAGAATAGATAAAGTACAAAAAGAAGTTATGCAAGCACGTTCTAAAATGAACTGGTTTGAAGAGAAACTTTTAGAAAAATCTTTAGAGGTTCGTAAATTTGAAAAGATAAAGGAAAAAGATTACGAACTTTTTCAGCAAGATCAACTTAGACTTGAAACAATCCAATTGGATGAAATTTCATCCTTAAAGTTTCAAAAAAGAGATTAG
- the fliH gene encoding flagellar assembly protein FliH has translation MTLLSRIFRNVQVNGNSEKTRPIQIKSLQLREEIDIDQPLSLDVILKERDQLLYEAEEQIASTKEALAQEIEQTKQYVDEQLKTWEEQKIAYQKAAYDEGFMQGLEEGRNKAIADMQQSLSIANETIQVAHENATNYLQQQEQVILELAIRTAERIIGTKLEEEEELFLSVVKRGLKEVREMKEIKLYVSPTYFKLVSNNRDELASIFPVDVPFMIFVDEDMNDTDCYIETNHGRIVVSIDEQLQELRLKLVEILDRME, from the coding sequence ATGACATTATTGTCTAGGATTTTCCGAAACGTACAAGTGAATGGTAACAGTGAAAAAACAAGACCAATTCAAATAAAAAGTCTGCAATTAAGAGAAGAAATAGATATAGATCAACCTCTTTCGCTTGATGTAATTCTGAAAGAAAGAGATCAATTGCTCTACGAAGCGGAAGAACAAATTGCTTCGACAAAAGAAGCATTAGCCCAAGAAATAGAACAAACTAAACAATATGTGGATGAACAATTAAAAACGTGGGAAGAACAAAAAATTGCATATCAGAAAGCTGCTTATGACGAAGGCTTTATGCAAGGGTTAGAAGAAGGTAGAAATAAGGCTATAGCGGATATGCAACAATCTTTATCTATTGCGAATGAAACAATACAAGTAGCACATGAAAACGCAACAAATTATTTACAACAGCAGGAGCAGGTTATTTTAGAACTTGCAATTCGAACTGCAGAGCGAATTATTGGAACGAAGTTAGAAGAAGAGGAAGAACTCTTTTTATCTGTTGTCAAAAGAGGTTTAAAAGAAGTTAGAGAGATGAAAGAAATAAAGCTTTATGTATCTCCGACATATTTTAAGTTAGTTTCTAATAATCGGGACGAACTTGCATCCATATTCCCAGTCGATGTTCCGTTTATGATTTTTGTTGACGAGGATATGAATGATACAGATTGTTATATTGAAACGAACCATGGAAGAATTGTTGTAAGTATTGATGAACAACTACAAGAATTAAGACTAAAACTAGTAGAAATTCTGGATCGTATGGAGTGA
- a CDS encoding MotE family protein: protein MANRNKKTKNIEKVDDETKGIGKIKMFFYWFIIPFLFALAVLLIVAQIANINVFEKAKELSGAGQPETVTEDVKTNRLEEKVVSLQAEIQEKEVEIDNLQSEIDNSAKKNEDLLVEQQRLLDEIENLQRQQTSTKQEYAEIVSTFEKMSAKSAAPVISKMSDAEALRILNSLKPDTVAKIYEKMTPEEAAKYTELMTKQ, encoded by the coding sequence ATGGCTAATAGAAACAAAAAAACTAAAAACATTGAAAAAGTAGACGATGAAACAAAAGGCATAGGCAAAATAAAAATGTTCTTTTATTGGTTTATCATTCCTTTTCTATTCGCTTTAGCGGTCCTCTTGATAGTTGCTCAAATAGCGAATATAAATGTTTTTGAAAAAGCAAAAGAATTATCAGGTGCTGGTCAACCGGAAACAGTAACAGAGGATGTAAAAACAAACCGTTTAGAGGAAAAAGTCGTTTCTCTACAAGCTGAAATCCAAGAAAAAGAAGTAGAAATAGATAACTTACAATCAGAAATAGATAATTCAGCAAAAAAAAATGAGGATTTATTAGTTGAACAGCAACGTTTGTTGGATGAAATAGAGAATCTACAACGACAACAAACGAGCACTAAACAAGAATACGCTGAAATAGTTTCTACTTTTGAAAAAATGTCTGCGAAATCTGCTGCACCTGTCATTTCTAAAATGAGTGACGCAGAAGCATTAAGAATTTTAAATAGCTTAAAACCAGATACAGTGGCAAAAATTTATGAAAAAATGACACCAGAAGAAGCAGCAAAATATACAGAATTAATGACAAAGCAATAA
- the flgC gene encoding flagellar basal body rod protein FlgC: MSIFHGMNTTASALTAQRLRMDVISSNMANVDTTRAKLVDGEWQAYRRKSVTFQPLEGQFSSFLNVAMGKTNKETVGNGVKVSSIKEDKETPFKLVYDPTHIDANAEGYVEMPNVDPLREMVDLISATRSYEANVTVFNANKAMLSKALEIGK, encoded by the coding sequence ATGTCGATTTTTCATGGGATGAATACCACAGCCTCCGCACTGACTGCACAACGTCTTCGTATGGATGTTATTTCATCCAATATGGCTAATGTTGATACAACTCGTGCAAAATTAGTCGATGGTGAATGGCAAGCTTATAGAAGAAAAAGTGTGACTTTTCAACCACTTGAAGGTCAATTCTCTAGTTTCTTAAATGTTGCTATGGGAAAAACAAATAAAGAAACAGTTGGTAACGGCGTAAAAGTTTCGAGTATTAAAGAAGATAAGGAAACACCATTTAAACTAGTGTATGATCCAACTCATATTGATGCAAACGCAGAAGGTTATGTAGAAATGCCGAATGTAGACCCATTGAGAGAAATGGTGGATTTAATATCAGCAACTCGTTCTTATGAAGCGAATGTAACAGTGTTCAATGCCAATAAAGCGATGCTTTCAAAAGCTTTAGAGATTGGTAAATAG
- the fliF gene encoding flagellar basal-body MS-ring/collar protein FliF, giving the protein MNERIKKITSDVSTFWKSRTKVQKGTIIGSLIGVILIAAIITFFSTKTEFVPLYSDVAPSEVGRIKETLDAQGVENKIAPGGTSILVPSDQVDSLLVQLAAEGFPESGMIDYSFFSQNAGFGMTDNEFNVLKLASTQTELANLIKGIKGVKDAKVMISLPEEGVFLSQSNDAASASIVLNTEPGYQFTDVQIQSLYNLVSKSVPNLSTEDIVITNQYFEYFDLQTANSNSTGANVGDQMAIKKSIERDLQRQVQTMLSTLMGPDKVVVSVTTDIDFQQEKREENLVEPVDEENMAGIEISAQRISETFTGTNPTAGGTPQGEDATDNFTNYVEGSNANGDYERTEDTINNEVNRIRKEIVESPYKIRDLGIQVMVEPPTPDDITSMPEGVQGDIEQILATIVRTSIDKDEVEQLTEEQLQEKIVVSVQPFNGKATTVAATDSMIPWWVYVIGGILLAAIILLIVFIIRSRRNEEEELVILEEQREELKIDDINKEKETEATLRRKQLEKMAKDKPEDFAKLLRTWIAED; this is encoded by the coding sequence ATGAATGAACGAATAAAAAAAATCACAAGCGATGTCTCTACATTTTGGAAGAGTCGAACGAAAGTACAAAAAGGAACGATAATTGGAAGCTTGATTGGAGTAATACTAATTGCTGCTATTATCACATTCTTTTCGACAAAAACAGAGTTTGTTCCTTTGTATTCTGATGTAGCACCATCTGAAGTAGGACGTATAAAAGAAACATTGGATGCTCAAGGGGTAGAAAATAAAATAGCTCCTGGCGGAACATCTATATTAGTTCCATCTGATCAGGTTGATTCGTTATTGGTTCAACTTGCAGCTGAAGGCTTCCCTGAATCAGGGATGATTGATTATAGCTTCTTTTCTCAAAATGCTGGATTTGGGATGACTGATAATGAGTTCAATGTTTTAAAATTGGCCTCTACTCAGACAGAACTTGCAAATTTAATTAAAGGCATAAAGGGAGTTAAAGATGCAAAAGTAATGATTTCATTGCCTGAGGAAGGAGTATTTTTATCTCAAAGCAATGATGCAGCTAGCGCATCTATTGTCCTTAATACAGAACCAGGATACCAATTTACAGATGTTCAAATTCAATCTCTTTATAATTTAGTATCTAAATCAGTACCGAATTTATCGACAGAAGATATTGTTATTACAAATCAATACTTCGAATACTTTGATCTTCAAACTGCTAACTCTAATTCAACGGGAGCTAATGTCGGCGACCAAATGGCTATTAAAAAATCAATAGAACGCGATTTACAAAGACAAGTACAAACAATGTTAAGTACTTTAATGGGGCCAGACAAAGTTGTAGTTTCCGTTACAACAGATATTGACTTTCAACAAGAAAAAAGAGAAGAGAACTTAGTGGAACCAGTTGATGAAGAAAATATGGCGGGTATTGAAATAAGTGCACAACGAATTTCAGAAACGTTTACTGGAACTAATCCTACAGCAGGTGGAACACCACAAGGCGAGGATGCTACCGATAATTTTACAAACTATGTAGAGGGTTCTAATGCAAACGGAGATTACGAAAGAACAGAGGATACGATTAATAATGAGGTAAATCGTATTCGAAAAGAAATTGTAGAAAGTCCTTACAAAATCAGAGATTTAGGAATTCAAGTAATGGTTGAACCACCAACTCCTGATGATATAACTTCTATGCCTGAGGGTGTTCAAGGAGATATTGAACAAATTCTTGCAACGATTGTACGAACATCCATCGATAAAGATGAAGTTGAACAGCTAACTGAAGAGCAACTACAAGAAAAAATTGTTGTTTCGGTACAACCATTCAATGGAAAAGCAACTACAGTTGCGGCAACAGATTCAATGATTCCTTGGTGGGTTTACGTAATCGGAGGAATACTTTTAGCAGCAATTATTCTACTAATTGTTTTCATTATTCGTTCACGTAGAAACGAAGAAGAAGAATTAGTCATTCTTGAGGAACAAAGAGAAGAACTAAAAATAGATGATATTAATAAAGAAAAAGAGACAGAAGCTACTTTAAGACGTAAACAATTGGAAAAAATGGCGAAGGACAAGCCAGAAGATTTCGCAAAATTATTACGAACATGGATAGCAGAGGATTAA
- the fliI gene encoding flagellar protein export ATPase FliI, translated as MKAVDLIQQIPNLSTFKKYGRVNRVVGLMIESQGPESSIGDVCKIHIHSSKNGHSVILAEVVGFKEEVVVLMPYTNIREISTGCLVEGTNRPLEVKVGPDLIGKVLDSMGNPIDGTVLPKGLMTVGTEQDPPNPLTRPPIDEQIEVGVKAIDGMLTVGKGQRVGIFAGSGVGKSTLLGMIARNTNADLNVIALIGERGREVREFIERDLGKEGLERSIVIAATSDQPALMRIKGAFTATAIAEYFRDKGLNVVLMMDSVTRVAMAQREIGLAVGEPPATRGYTPSVFSILPKLLERTGTNENGTITAFYTVLVDGDDMNEPIADTVRGILDGHIVLDRSLANKGQYPAINVLKSISRLMNHISDEEHKKAAERLRDLYFTYNKSEDLINIGAYKRGTSKEIDEAIQYEPLITSYLKQGYLDKVSLESSVNEIITLANGGVK; from the coding sequence ATGAAAGCAGTTGATTTAATACAACAAATCCCAAATCTTTCAACCTTTAAAAAATATGGACGTGTGAATCGTGTTGTTGGTTTGATGATTGAGTCACAGGGGCCAGAAAGTTCGATAGGTGATGTATGTAAAATTCACATACATTCTTCTAAAAATGGTCATTCAGTCATTTTAGCAGAGGTTGTTGGTTTTAAAGAAGAGGTTGTTGTATTAATGCCTTATACAAATATCCGTGAAATTTCAACTGGTTGTTTAGTAGAAGGAACAAATCGACCGTTAGAGGTGAAAGTTGGACCAGATTTAATTGGAAAAGTTCTCGATTCAATGGGAAACCCAATCGATGGAACAGTACTACCTAAAGGCTTGATGACTGTTGGGACAGAACAAGACCCTCCTAATCCATTAACTAGACCTCCAATTGATGAACAAATTGAAGTAGGAGTTAAAGCAATCGATGGCATGCTTACGGTAGGGAAAGGTCAAAGAGTCGGGATATTTGCAGGATCTGGAGTAGGGAAAAGCACGTTGCTTGGTATGATTGCAAGAAATACAAATGCAGATTTAAATGTCATAGCTCTTATTGGAGAGCGTGGGCGAGAAGTACGAGAATTTATAGAAAGAGATTTGGGTAAAGAAGGTTTAGAACGATCTATTGTTATCGCCGCTACTTCCGATCAACCTGCTCTGATGCGTATAAAAGGGGCTTTTACAGCTACTGCTATAGCAGAATATTTTCGTGATAAAGGACTTAACGTCGTGTTAATGATGGACTCTGTCACACGTGTTGCTATGGCACAGCGTGAGATAGGTTTAGCAGTTGGTGAACCACCTGCTACAAGGGGTTATACCCCATCTGTATTTTCCATCTTACCAAAACTTCTTGAGCGTACAGGTACAAATGAGAATGGGACGATTACAGCCTTTTATACAGTTTTAGTTGATGGTGATGATATGAATGAACCAATTGCTGATACAGTACGAGGGATTCTCGATGGACATATAGTACTCGATCGTTCTCTCGCAAATAAAGGTCAATACCCTGCGATTAACGTTTTAAAAAGCATTAGTCGATTAATGAACCATATATCCGATGAAGAACACAAAAAAGCAGCTGAACGTTTACGTGATTTGTATTTCACCTACAACAAATCAGAAGACCTGATTAATATTGGTGCATATAAACGAGGTACATCCAAAGAAATAGATGAGGCTATACAATATGAACCTTTAATAACTTCTTATTTAAAGCAAGGTTATTTAGACAAAGTGTCGCTAGAGTCTAGTGTGAATGAAATAATTACTTTAGCAAATGGTGGTGTTAAATAA
- the codY gene encoding GTP-sensing pleiotropic transcriptional regulator CodY → MNLLDKTRKINSMLQASAGKPVNFKEMASTLSNVIECNAFIVSRKGKLLGHEVHQQIENDRMIKMMEERQFPEEYTKNLFNVNETSSNLDVFSKHSVFPEENRELFKEGLTTIVPIIGGGERLGTLILGRLQQEFHDDDLILGEYGATVVGMEILREKSEEIEEEARSKAVVQMAINSLSYSELEAIEHIFEELDGNEGLLVASKIADRVGITRSVIVNALRKLESAGVIESRSLGMKGTYIKVLNDKFLAELAQLKMK, encoded by the coding sequence ATGAATTTATTAGACAAAACAAGAAAAATTAACTCTATGCTACAAGCATCTGCAGGTAAACCTGTTAACTTTAAAGAAATGGCATCAACATTAAGTAACGTTATCGAATGTAACGCATTCATAGTTAGCCGTAAAGGTAAACTTCTTGGACACGAAGTACATCAGCAAATTGAAAATGATCGTATGATTAAAATGATGGAAGAACGTCAATTCCCTGAAGAGTATACAAAAAACTTATTTAATGTGAATGAAACATCATCCAATCTAGATGTTTTCAGTAAACATTCAGTATTCCCAGAAGAGAACCGCGAATTGTTTAAAGAGGGCTTGACTACAATCGTGCCAATTATCGGCGGTGGCGAACGTCTTGGAACATTGATCCTTGGTCGTTTGCAACAAGAATTCCATGACGATGATTTAATTCTTGGAGAATATGGTGCAACAGTTGTAGGAATGGAAATTTTACGTGAAAAATCGGAAGAAATTGAAGAAGAAGCTAGAAGTAAAGCTGTAGTACAAATGGCTATCAATTCCTTATCATACAGTGAGTTAGAAGCTATTGAACATATATTTGAAGAGCTTGATGGTAATGAAGGCTTACTAGTTGCTTCTAAAATAGCTGACCGCGTTGGTATTACTCGTTCAGTTATCGTAAATGCACTACGTAAACTTGAAAGTGCTGGAGTAATCGAGTCTCGTTCACTAGGAATGAAAGGTACGTACATTAAAGTACTTAATGATAAATTTTTAGCAGAACTAGCTCAACTTAAAATGAAATAA
- the flgB gene encoding flagellar basal body rod protein FlgB: MSIFGGTISNLERGLDFSAIKQKAIAQNIANVDTPNYKAKSVSFGDVFSEAKQSTISANRTNEKHFNFQMNVSSPGVYNYANFRYNHNGNGVDMDKEQANLATNQIYYNALVDRVSGKLNTLQTVIKGGR; this comes from the coding sequence TTGAGCATTTTTGGTGGAACAATATCGAATTTAGAACGAGGATTAGACTTTTCCGCTATTAAACAGAAAGCAATAGCGCAAAATATAGCAAATGTCGACACTCCTAATTATAAAGCAAAAAGCGTTAGTTTTGGTGATGTATTTTCGGAAGCAAAGCAATCGACAATATCTGCAAATAGGACGAATGAAAAGCATTTTAATTTTCAAATGAATGTGAGTTCTCCAGGCGTTTATAACTACGCTAATTTCCGATATAACCATAATGGCAATGGAGTCGACATGGATAAAGAACAAGCAAATCTAGCGACAAACCAGATTTATTACAATGCATTGGTTGACCGTGTAAGCGGAAAGTTAAATACATTACAAACAGTTATAAAAGGAGGTAGATAA